The Triticum aestivum cultivar Chinese Spring chromosome 3A, IWGSC CS RefSeq v2.1, whole genome shotgun sequence genome includes a region encoding these proteins:
- the LOC123059871 gene encoding E3 ubiquitin-protein ligase SINA-like 10, which produces MDKKAGAERASAEENCSGKKAKVMAEADAAMSKITLTLDPKLLECSGCCSPLVPPIFQCANGHITCLKCCADLKHSSCGLCALERTGCHAWGRILGGLTMPCSFHEHGCTETIRFTEKLAHEESCLHAPCHCPIAGCHPYHGRSLRDHINLEHATIQYTRITASSLSPLSMCNDEPARLVSLGSRAVFLLVVDRSIPSGRALSVIHLMSDPIEKEDFKYKIEVHTRIGILSVSGSETPSVRRLTKTYQAGASLFISDAVWSPQDSPVYLELK; this is translated from the exons ATGGACAAG AAGGCTGGTGCCGAAAGGGCCTCGGCAGAGGAGAACTGCTCCGGGAAGAAGGCTAAGGTCATGGCCGAGGCCGATGCTGCCATGTCGAAGATCACTCTCACCCTAGACCCCAAGTTGCTGGAGTGCTCCGGTTGTTGCAGCCCGTTGGTTCCACCAATTTTTCAG TGCGCAAATGGCCACATCACATGCTTAAAGTGCTGCGCGGATCTGAAGCACAGTAGTTGCGGCTTGTGTGCCTTGGAGCGCACCGGCTGCCACGCCTGGGGGCGCATCCTCGGCGGCCTTACCATGCCGTGCTCGTTCCATGAGCACGGGTGCACCGAGACGATCCGGTTCACGGAGAAACTGGCACATGAAGAGTCCTGCCTCCACGCCCCATGCCACTGCCCCATCGCTGGCTGCCACCCCTACCATGGACGGTCCCTGCGCGACCACATCAACTTGGAGCACGCTACAATCCAGTACACCCGCATCACAGCCAGCAGCCTCTCCCCCCTGAGCATGTGCAACGATGAGCCAGCCCGCCTGGTGTCCCTTGGCAGCAGGGCGGTGTTTCTCCTTGTGGTCGACCGCAGCATCCCGTCGGGGCGCGCGCTGTCAGTCATCCACCTCATGAGCGACCCGATCGAAAAGGAGGATTTCAAGTACAAGATCGAAGTGCATACGCGGATTGGCATTCTCTCTGTGTCCGGCAGCGAGACACCGAGCGTCAGGCGGCTGACGAAGACGTACCAGGCGGGTGCGTCGCtgttcatctcggacgctgtgtggTCTCCCCAGGATTCTCCCGTGTACCTCGAGCTGAAATGA